In Procambarus clarkii isolate CNS0578487 chromosome 60, FALCON_Pclarkii_2.0, whole genome shotgun sequence, one genomic interval encodes:
- the LOC123751104 gene encoding CDAN1-interacting nuclease 1 isoform X2: MDNSGFDCTTRLYPNLKMKFQQYEEVIQFINTKPKGNVVAALVQRFPGIKAKTLGSIWAQDMQRKVKKNFHRINVPERASEIYRNYVSCVEAGDPPGILVKMAVAMDYSSSMLAKLILEQYLHANCPDISVSKSQVNRLLRDTTKIEDRDLSIEVYLCLLDDDVYGPFADSIKHSVGHEYEFLLRRELEKLNISYKNEDDLRLRGYDKTPDIKLDIPIAVDGKVVNWIESKASFGDEESHRTYLKDQFWSYWNRFGPGLVIYWFGFIEELDEHRDKGIMLRDSFPSNIVFMDPLSIAQPTCDTKTTVEPC, from the exons ATTATATCCAAACCTTAAAATGAAGTTTCAACAGTATGAAGAAGTAATACAATTCATCAACACCAAGCCCAAGGGAAATGTAGTAGCAGCTCTTGTTCAAAGGTTTCCTGG AATTAAAGCAAAAACTTTAGGCAGCATTTGGGCCCAGGATATGCAacgaaaagtaaaaaaaaatttccaTCGCATTAATGTTCCAGAAAGAGCCAGTGAAATATACCGCAA TTATGTATCATGTGTTGAGGCTGGTGATCCTCCTGGTATCTTGGTGAAGATGGCTGTAGCAATGGATTACTCGTCTTCTATGTTAGCCAAGCTGATCCTAGAGCAGTACCTTCATGCCAACTGCCCTGACATTTCAG TGAGCAAATCGCAAGTAAATCGTTTACTGAGAGATACAACAAAGATAGAGGACAGAGACCTCAGCATTGAAGTATATTTG TGTCTGCTCGATGATGATGTTTATGGGCCATTTGCTGACAGCATAAAGCA TTCCGTAGGTCATGAATATGAATTTCTTTTGAGGCGAGAACTTGAAAAACTAAATATTAGCTACAAGAATGAAGACGATCTTCGGCTCAGAGGATACGACAAGACACCAGACATCAAACTGGACATTCCTATAG CTGTTGATGGGAAGGTGGTCAACTGGATAGAGAGTAAGGCATCTTTTGGTGATGAGGAGAGCCATCGCACTTATCTCAAGGACCAGTTTTGGAGTTATTGGAACAG GTTTGGTCCGGGTCTAGTCATCTACTGGTTTGGATTTATTGAGGAATTGGATGAACATAGAGATAAAGGCATTATGCTACGAGACTCTTTTCCTTCCAATATAGTTTTTATGGACCCTCTCTCGATAGCTCAAC caACTTGCGATACTAAGACGACTGTCGAGCCATGCTGA
- the LOC123751104 gene encoding CDAN1-interacting nuclease 1 isoform X3, which produces MKFQQYEEVIQFINTKPKGNVVAALVQRFPGIKAKTLGSIWAQDMQRKVKKNFHRINVPERASEIYRNYVSCVEAGDPPGILVKMAVAMDYSSSMLAKLILEQYLHANCPDISVSKSQVNRLLRDTTKIEDRDLSIEVYLCLLDDDVYGPFADSIKHSVGHEYEFLLRRELEKLNISYKNEDDLRLRGYDKTPDIKLDIPIAVDGKVVNWIESKASFGDEESHRTYLKDQFWSYWNRFGPGLVIYWFGFIEELDEHRDKGIMLRDSFPSNIVFMDPLSIAQPTCDTKTTVEPC; this is translated from the exons ATGAAGTTTCAACAGTATGAAGAAGTAATACAATTCATCAACACCAAGCCCAAGGGAAATGTAGTAGCAGCTCTTGTTCAAAGGTTTCCTGG AATTAAAGCAAAAACTTTAGGCAGCATTTGGGCCCAGGATATGCAacgaaaagtaaaaaaaaatttccaTCGCATTAATGTTCCAGAAAGAGCCAGTGAAATATACCGCAA TTATGTATCATGTGTTGAGGCTGGTGATCCTCCTGGTATCTTGGTGAAGATGGCTGTAGCAATGGATTACTCGTCTTCTATGTTAGCCAAGCTGATCCTAGAGCAGTACCTTCATGCCAACTGCCCTGACATTTCAG TGAGCAAATCGCAAGTAAATCGTTTACTGAGAGATACAACAAAGATAGAGGACAGAGACCTCAGCATTGAAGTATATTTG TGTCTGCTCGATGATGATGTTTATGGGCCATTTGCTGACAGCATAAAGCA TTCCGTAGGTCATGAATATGAATTTCTTTTGAGGCGAGAACTTGAAAAACTAAATATTAGCTACAAGAATGAAGACGATCTTCGGCTCAGAGGATACGACAAGACACCAGACATCAAACTGGACATTCCTATAG CTGTTGATGGGAAGGTGGTCAACTGGATAGAGAGTAAGGCATCTTTTGGTGATGAGGAGAGCCATCGCACTTATCTCAAGGACCAGTTTTGGAGTTATTGGAACAG GTTTGGTCCGGGTCTAGTCATCTACTGGTTTGGATTTATTGAGGAATTGGATGAACATAGAGATAAAGGCATTATGCTACGAGACTCTTTTCCTTCCAATATAGTTTTTATGGACCCTCTCTCGATAGCTCAAC caACTTGCGATACTAAGACGACTGTCGAGCCATGCTGA